CGCCGACGCCGTAGCTCCGCGGACCGCCGATCGCGACCAACCCGCCGCCGAACGCACCGACAAACGTCTTGAGCGCCGTCTGCTGCGCGGAGCTCAGATCGCCTGCCGCGACGTTGTCCAGCACGACGCTGCCGTAGGGCGCCAAGGCCGTCGGCAGCGTCGGCACGCCGTCCGGGGTCCGCACGTCCACCGGAAGCCCTTGCCTGGCCAACCAGTCCGGGAGCACGCTCGGGTCGTTCGCGACAAACAGCACGCGGGGCGCGCCCTGCACCACGACCAGCGCCTCACCGTGCTTATTGCCCGGCAGCGAATCGGCCGATGTTGTGACGTCGACGCGATACCGTAGGAGCGCCTCGCGCGTCGCCCGGTCGTCGAACGACACCGCGGTCTCGCCGGGGGCGAGCGACACGTGGCGGGTGGCGACCGGCGTCCCATCCCGACTCCACGTCACCGTGGCGTCCGCCGGCACCGTCGCGCGCAGGACCGCGCGGACCTGGTACGCCTCCCCGACGTGCACCTCGGCGGGCGCCACCACGTCGTCCACGAGCACCACGGCGGGGGCGGCCCCGGCGAGCGGCACGGCGTCGACGGCGATTCCATCGGCGGCCGCGCGGCGCGCGGCCGCCGCGGCGTCACCGACGTTCTCGGCCCCGTCGCTCAGCACCACGATCCGCCGTGCGCCTTCGCGCGGAAGGATCTGCCGCGCCAGGTCGACTGCCGCGCCGATGTCGGTGGCGTCGGGCTGCGGCGCTGCCTCGAGGCCGTCCACCGCCGCGTGCGGCGCAACCGGAAACTGCAACAACGGCGCACCCGCAAAGGTCACGACGCCGGCCTGGTCCTCCGGGTGCATGCGGGCCAGCGCGCCGGTCACAAACGCGGCTTCCGCGCGGCGCTCGTCCGGCGTGATGCTCGCCGACCGATCTACCGCGAACGCGACGCGGACGCCCGCCGACGGCACGGTCATCGTCGGCCCGGCAAGCGCCAGGATGAGCAGGGCGAGCGTTGCGGCCCGCAACGCCGTCGCAATGCGCCAGCGACGTCCAAGGCGGCGCCGCCCCAGCCACCAAACCACGAGCACAAGCGGCAGCAGCGCGAGCCACCAGGGATGCTGGAGCGCGATCGGCAGCGTCATGCGTCGCCCCCGCGGCGCCGCGTCGCGAGCGCCCACTCGCCGAGCACCGCCGCAGCCGCGGCCGTCAGCAGCCACGGCCAGAGCGGCACGTGAACCAGCACGCTCCCGGGCACCACCGATGCCCGGGACCCGGGCGGCGCCGACTCAGCGTCGGCCGGTGCGCGCCCGGGATGGATCACGCCCGCGTCCCGCCCTCCGATCGTAGCCGCGAACGTCCGCTCGCCCGCCGCCGTCGAGAACCGGTAGAGACCCGCGCGCACCAGCGGCGGCAGCACAAAGACCCCGTCGGTGGGGTGGAGGTCGAAGCGCCGGCCATCCGGCGCAACGAGCGTCGCGGCGGCCGCGCTGCCGGCCGGAATCTGCACCTCGTCCCCGGCGGTCGCGCCGTCGACGCCGCCGCCGAGCCACGCCAAGCTGTTGCGGACGAGAATCGGAAACGCCACGTGCGCCGGTAGATCTGAGTCCTCGAGCGCGAACCCCAGCAACACCGCGCGCACGCCCCGGCCCTCGTACTCCCACAGCAGCGGCGTTTGGCCAGCCGCGAGCACACGCCCGCCCTCGGGCACCAACGTAAGGGCCCGGTTGATGCGCACGTCGCGCAGGTCCACGAACCGGAGGACCGGGTCTTCGCGGTCCCACGTCGCGATCTCCGGCTGGGGCGTGACGCCAGTCGCGCTGACGGGCAGGTTGGGCGGCACCGAACCGATGACGAGGTAGTTCCCCGGAGGCAGCGGCCCAGTGTCCACCCGGTCGAGGATGACGACGTCAAAAGCGGCCCACGCCGCGGGGTTGACGGTCTCGGTCGCGACGGCACGCGCCACCGGCAAGAGGCGGAGCACGCGCTCGAGCGAGGGGTTCCCGCGGCCGACCAGCAGCACCGACGGCAGCGGCGTCGGCGCGAGGACCGCCGTCGCATCATCGTCCTCCGGCAGCATGTCGCGGACGGCAAGGTGGGCGCGCAACACGCCCGCGCCGGCGACGGGAAACACGGCAGTCCGACTGCCACCGGCCTGCAGCTCCAGCGTCGCGCGATACACCAGCGTCTCTCCGAGGCGGACTTCGAGCGGCACGCGCCGGGCTGCGCTCCCGTAGTTGTCGACGCGGACGAGCGCTTCGGGCGTCGGGGCGTCGCGAAGCACGCGCAACTCCGTGATCGCCACGTTGTCGTCGGACGTCCCGACGATGCGGTAGGTGACGCCCGAGACCGCGGGCAGCGGGCCGCGTGCCGCGTCGGTCCACACGACGATCTGCCCGTTCGGCCCCGGCCGCTGCGCAGCCGCCACGGTCACCGCTGCGGCGACGTCTCCGGCGGCGTCCCACGGCTCCGCGTTGCGCAGGGCCGCAGCCACCGCGCGGAAGTCGTCGGTGATCGGCGCGAGCACCACCGGGTGCGGCGCGGCCAGGACAACCGCGGCGCGCTGACCCAGCTGCAGCCGGGCGACGAGCGCGAGCGCCTCCCCGCGCGCCCGGTCGAACCGGGTCGGCGACACGTCCCGCGCCCGCATCGAGAGCGATCCGTCGAGCACGAACACGACGTCGCGCCCCGCGACGTTCCGGCCAACCAGCGCCGGCCGCGCGAGCCCGGCGACAATCGCCGCGACCGCGAGCAGCTGGAGCAGGAGCAGCAAGCCGCGCTCAATGCGCCGTGACGGCCGGTACGCGGCGAGGGTCGGTACCGAACGTTGCCACAACAGGATGCTGCTGACCGGGTGGTCCCGTCGCCGCACGCGGAGCAGGTACAGCAGCACCAGGAACGGCAGCGCGAGAAGCCCCCACAGCGCCGCCGGGGCGCCGAGGCTCACCGAACGAGTCCCGCCTGTCGCAGGTAGCGGAGGACGAGCGCATCCGCGGGCACCGATGACGCGGTCCGGACATAGTCGATGCCGTGGCGGAAGCAGAATCGCTCGACGGCGAGGAAGTAGGCGTCGCGCGCCTCGGCGTAGGCACGCAGCGCTTCTGCGTCGACCGTGATCTCGACCGCGCGACCGGTTTCGACGTCCACCAACCTGAGGTCGCCCGCGAGCGGCGGCGCGATCTCCTCGTCTGCGAGGATCTGAATCAGGAACGTTTGGAACCGCTGTTGTCGCGCGTGCAGGAGTCCGGTCTCGTAGCCGTGAGGATCAAGCAGATCGGAGATGACAATCAACAATCCCCGGTGGCGGCTTGCCTTCAGGTGACGGCGCATGGTCTGGCCGAGGTCGGTCCTCCCGTCGGCTGTGAGCCCGTCTAGGAAACGCAGCAGGTCGAACGCACGGCCGCGGCCGCGCAGACGTGCCAGGCTGGGACCCCGCTCCGAGGTGAACGCAGTTACCCCGACGCGATCGAGGTTGCTGAGACCGATGTACCCGATCGCGGCGGCGACGCGCTTGCCGAGCGCGAGCTTGCTGGGCGTCCCGACCGCCATCGACGCGCTCGTGTCGAGCAGGAGCTGGACGTCGAGGTCCTCCTCCTCGCTGAACAGCTTCACGAAGATGCGGTCGAGCCGGGACACGATGTTCCAGTCGATGTAGCGGTAGTCGTCGCCGGCCTGATACGCGCGGTAGTCGTCGAACTCGATGCCCCGCCCTCTCGCGACGCTGCGCCGCTCGCCGCGCTGCTGGCCCTGGACCCGGCGCCGGGTGATCAAGCTCAACGTCTCGAGCCGCTGGAGAAACTCGGGGTCGAACAGGCTTGCCTCGTGCGCACCGGTGCCGGCCGGAGCGGTGGGCGTCACGGGCAGCCTTACGCGCCGGCGGCCGGCGTGGGGACGGCGCCAAGCTCCTCGATCGCCTGGCGCACCAGGTCGTCCGCGTCCACGCCTTCGGCCTCGCCTTCGAAGCTGAGGATCAACCGGTGCCGGAGCGCCGGGAGCGCGAGCGCCTGGATGTCCTCGACCGAGACGTTCAGACGTCCCTGGACAAGGGCGCGCACCTTCCCCGCGCGGATGAGCGCCTGCAGGCCGCGCGGACTGGCCCCGTACCGGATGAAGCGCTTCGCCGACAACGACGCCTGCGGCGACGCCGCGTGCGTGGCCAACACCAGCCGCACCGCGTAGTCCCGAACGTGAGACGCGACCGGCACCTCGCGTGCGATCGCCTGCATGCGCAGGATCGCCGCGGCGTCGGCCACCTGGCGGGCCGTCGGATCCTCCGGGCCGGTCGTCCGCTCGGCGATCGTCCGCAGGTCGTCCAACTCCGGGAACGCGACGCGGAGCTTGAAGAGGAACCGGTCGAGCTGGGCTTCCGGCAGCGGATACGTGCCCTCCATCTCGATCGGGTTCTGCGTCGCCAGCACGAAGAACGGTTCGTCGAGAGGGCGGGACACCCCGGCGGTCGAGACCGCATGCTCCTGCATCGCTTCGAGGAGCGCAGACTGCGTCTTGGGCGTCGCTCGGTTGATTTCGTCGGCCAACACAATCTGGGCGAACACCGGACCGGGCTGGAACTCAAACCGCCGGCGGCCGGCGTCGTCCTGGACGATCAGGTTCGTCCCGAGGATGTCCGCGGGCATCAGATCTGGCGTGAACTGGATCCGCGAGAAGCGAAGGTCCAGCGCCTGCGCCAGCGTGCGGACCAGCAGGGTCTTGCCGAGCCCGGGCACGCCCTCGAGCAGCACGTGACCGCCTGCCACAAGCGCGGTAACCACCAGATCGAGGAGCGACTCGTGCCCGACGATGACCCGGCCGAGCTCCTGACGCACGGCGGCGAACGATCGACGAAACTCGTCCACGTCGCGGGATCCGGCTGGCTCCGTCACGGTGTGCCTCCCTGAGTCTCGAAGTACTGCCGGACCAACTGCAGGAACGTCGGCGGCAGCGGCGCTTCCGACACGGCGCGGTCGAGTTCGTGCGCCACTGCGGCCGGCGGGCGCCCCGCAGGCAGACGCGACGCCCCGCCCTGTCCTGGCGCGACGATCTCCCGCATCGACGACGGGCCCTCGCCCGGAGCACCCTGGACGTACGCCGGCACGCGCGTGCCCTGCAGCCGCGGTGTCGCCGCCCCGAGCTGCGGGCCGGTGCCCTGCCCCGGCAGGCTCCCCTGGTTCGGACCGGGCGGCGGCGGCGCGCCGGTCTCGTCCGTCGTGCCAGAGGGCGGATTCGGTCCGGACGCCTCTGGCGGCGGCGCGCTCGGGGACGGCTCGCCGGACACCGGGGCGTTCGCGCCCCCAAGCGGTCCCTGCTCGGCGATCCGCGCCGCGGATTGCTGCACGTTCTGCCGCGCATCGCCGAGCGCTTGCTCGTCGCCGAACATGCGCTCCAGCCCCTGGAGATCCTGCATCGCCTCGTTGAGGGACCCGGACGCCGCCGCGAGATGGCCTTGCGCCGCCTCCCGGCGCGCCTGATTGATGCGCTCGCGCGTGGACACCGGAGCATTCATCTGATCGAGAGACTCCGACAGCGCCCGCAGTTGGGTCGAGAGGGACTGCGGGTCGACCGGAGTCCCGCCGCGCTCGAGCTGGCCCGTGAGCGCCCGCACTTGGCGGACCGCGGCGTCCAGCCGCTGCAGGCGCTGGGCGTCCGTCCCGGCGCGAGACGCCGGCGTCGGTCGTGACGGCGTCCCGGGTGCCGTGGTCTGAGGCAGCGACGCGTCGAGTTGGCGCTGCAAGAGATCCTGCGCCGCACCCAGTTGCCGGGCCACATCTCGCACCGATCCGAGGGCCTGCTCGCGATCGATCCGCGGTCCTTCGAGACGATGACCGAGCGCCTGCACCTGGGGCGCGAGGCGCTCGGCTTCCGGCAGCGCCTGTGACCGCCCCATCGCCTCCAGCCGCCGGCCGGCGACGACGATCGACTGCCCTTCGCGGTGGACGATGGCGAGCGCCTTCGCCGCGGGCGTCGCGGGCAGCGACCATCCGACAAGAAACTGGGCCCAGAGCAGGAGCAGCAGGCACGCAGCGCCCGCGAGCCACGTCTCGCGCGGCACGCGGAGCGGCGCCACCGCCCGCGGCTCCACGCCCTGCGCCGCGATCACGGCGTCGGCCACTTGGAGGCGCGCCAAGCCCACCGGTCGTGCAGAACGCCCCAGCAGCTCGACGGCCGTGCTCAACCGATCATGCAGGCCGGCGCGGCGATCGGCAAGGCGCGCCGCGACCGCCGCCGACGGACGGCACCGCCATACCAGCACGAGCCACGTCGCCGCAAGGACCGCGCCGGTCGCGATGGCGCATCGGC
Above is a genomic segment from bacterium containing:
- a CDS encoding VWA domain-containing protein, which translates into the protein MSLGAPAALWGLLALPFLVLLYLLRVRRRDHPVSSILLWQRSVPTLAAYRPSRRIERGLLLLLQLLAVAAIVAGLARPALVGRNVAGRDVVFVLDGSLSMRARDVSPTRFDRARGEALALVARLQLGQRAAVVLAAPHPVVLAPITDDFRAVAAALRNAEPWDAAGDVAAAVTVAAAQRPGPNGQIVVWTDAARGPLPAVSGVTYRIVGTSDDNVAITELRVLRDAPTPEALVRVDNYGSAARRVPLEVRLGETLVYRATLELQAGGSRTAVFPVAGAGVLRAHLAVRDMLPEDDDATAVLAPTPLPSVLLVGRGNPSLERVLRLLPVARAVATETVNPAAWAAFDVVILDRVDTGPLPPGNYLVIGSVPPNLPVSATGVTPQPEIATWDREDPVLRFVDLRDVRINRALTLVPEGGRVLAAGQTPLLWEYEGRGVRAVLLGFALEDSDLPAHVAFPILVRNSLAWLGGGVDGATAGDEVQIPAGSAAAATLVAPDGRRFDLHPTDGVFVLPPLVRAGLYRFSTAAGERTFAATIGGRDAGVIHPGRAPADAESAPPGSRASVVPGSVLVHVPLWPWLLTAAAAAVLGEWALATRRRGGDA
- a CDS encoding DUF58 domain-containing protein; its protein translation is MTPTAPAGTGAHEASLFDPEFLQRLETLSLITRRRVQGQQRGERRSVARGRGIEFDDYRAYQAGDDYRYIDWNIVSRLDRIFVKLFSEEEDLDVQLLLDTSASMAVGTPSKLALGKRVAAAIGYIGLSNLDRVGVTAFTSERGPSLARLRGRGRAFDLLRFLDGLTADGRTDLGQTMRRHLKASRHRGLLIVISDLLDPHGYETGLLHARQQRFQTFLIQILADEEIAPPLAGDLRLVDVETGRAVEITVDAEALRAYAEARDAYFLAVERFCFRHGIDYVRTASSVPADALVLRYLRQAGLVR
- a CDS encoding MoxR family ATPase, with the translated sequence MTEPAGSRDVDEFRRSFAAVRQELGRVIVGHESLLDLVVTALVAGGHVLLEGVPGLGKTLLVRTLAQALDLRFSRIQFTPDLMPADILGTNLIVQDDAGRRRFEFQPGPVFAQIVLADEINRATPKTQSALLEAMQEHAVSTAGVSRPLDEPFFVLATQNPIEMEGTYPLPEAQLDRFLFKLRVAFPELDDLRTIAERTTGPEDPTARQVADAAAILRMQAIAREVPVASHVRDYAVRLVLATHAASPQASLSAKRFIRYGASPRGLQALIRAGKVRALVQGRLNVSVEDIQALALPALRHRLILSFEGEAEGVDADDLVRQAIEELGAVPTPAAGA